In the genome of Salinispirillum sp. LH 10-3-1, one region contains:
- a CDS encoding methyl-accepting chemotaxis protein, producing the protein MMKWHLTFQQSLWGLLALVILGMATLMTIGMRGLHQQNQAFAEVGNTADQALDLLALEAEILQLELARRDLSTDELVEFNARLAALPTSIADTLASVSLDTADLARIADRFMASFTATLNDQIAMGLSATEGQQGALADSAAVLSYELEGLGALVTRFNDVRSLEKDFVIQPSPDSTERWRTAISDFAANLERIGFDDEFGDFLADYQAAAVALISGRFAMDESSAELAVISNDLIAALTTLARRTAGEQLQLAQEQARAQVGIQQFSMVLTGAVVAVLLAGVILLLSRRLQRRINALLAFLNSVASGDLRERMPVARHDDELGALARGINHMVEALSGLVVGLQSSNQQLQRMASMMEEHIAGIKSAGESLHERSDALASAMEEVSATTDQVAKSAALVDESTRGAAEAATQGGQVIGQAIDAMQDIADTVANIDQRAGHLGEHSEKIGAVLELINGIAEKTSLLALNAAIESARVGEAGRGFAVVADEVRALAEQTAGATGDIGQRIAGIQTDTRATIEAVKNARDKVELGSKLGSEALVAVDGIRTTSGESSKRMDEVRVAVDEVATTTSTMAQDMDQIAALVNEQQSRVVELLAVTKDVHAEAHGLADGVSQFKV; encoded by the coding sequence ATGATGAAATGGCACCTTACCTTCCAGCAAAGCCTCTGGGGCTTGCTGGCACTTGTCATATTGGGTATGGCAACGTTAATGACCATTGGTATGCGCGGGTTGCACCAACAAAATCAAGCGTTTGCTGAAGTGGGTAATACCGCGGATCAAGCACTCGATTTATTGGCGCTGGAAGCAGAGATATTGCAGCTTGAATTGGCGCGCCGTGATCTGAGCACAGACGAACTGGTGGAGTTTAATGCGCGGTTAGCGGCATTGCCGACCAGTATTGCCGACACCTTAGCGTCTGTCTCGTTGGATACCGCGGACCTCGCGCGGATCGCTGACCGGTTTATGGCGTCCTTCACTGCTACTCTGAATGACCAAATTGCCATGGGCTTATCGGCCACCGAGGGGCAGCAAGGTGCATTGGCAGACAGCGCCGCGGTGCTGTCCTATGAACTTGAAGGCCTGGGTGCGCTGGTGACACGCTTTAATGACGTCCGCTCGCTGGAAAAAGATTTTGTGATACAGCCAAGTCCCGACTCGACCGAGCGTTGGCGCACCGCCATCAGTGATTTTGCAGCCAACTTGGAACGCATTGGATTTGATGATGAATTCGGTGACTTTCTGGCCGACTATCAGGCGGCTGCCGTTGCCCTCATTTCCGGGCGGTTCGCCATGGATGAATCGTCTGCGGAGCTGGCGGTGATCAGTAACGACCTGATCGCTGCGCTCACAACGTTGGCGCGGCGCACCGCCGGTGAACAATTGCAGCTAGCTCAAGAGCAAGCGCGGGCGCAGGTCGGGATTCAGCAGTTCAGTATGGTATTAACCGGCGCGGTAGTGGCTGTGTTACTGGCTGGGGTGATCTTGCTGCTGAGCCGGCGCCTACAGCGGCGTATCAATGCGTTGCTGGCGTTCCTGAACAGTGTGGCGTCGGGCGACTTGCGGGAGCGTATGCCGGTGGCACGTCACGATGATGAGTTGGGCGCACTCGCACGCGGTATCAATCACATGGTGGAGGCGTTGTCTGGGCTGGTGGTCGGTTTGCAGAGTTCCAATCAGCAGTTGCAGCGCATGGCCTCAATGATGGAAGAGCATATAGCCGGTATCAAATCGGCCGGTGAGTCCTTGCATGAGCGCAGTGATGCCTTGGCATCGGCGATGGAAGAAGTCAGTGCCACGACCGATCAAGTCGCCAAGTCAGCCGCCTTGGTGGATGAGTCGACACGCGGCGCCGCAGAGGCAGCCACACAGGGTGGGCAAGTCATCGGGCAAGCCATTGATGCGATGCAGGACATTGCTGATACCGTGGCGAACATTGACCAGCGCGCCGGACACTTGGGTGAGCATTCAGAGAAAATCGGCGCTGTACTGGAGTTGATTAATGGCATCGCCGAGAAAACCAGTCTGCTGGCCTTGAACGCCGCCATAGAGTCAGCACGCGTGGGCGAGGCAGGGCGTGGTTTTGCCGTGGTGGCCGACGAAGTGCGGGCGCTGGCCGAACAAACGGCCGGGGCCACAGGCGATATCGGCCAGCGTATTGCCGGTATTCAAACCGACACGCGCGCCACCATTGAAGCAGTGAAAAATGCCCGCGACAAAGTGGAGTTGGGCAGCAAACTGGGCAGTGAAGCGCTGGTGGCCGTGGATGGCATTCGCACCACCAGTGGCGAGTCCTCCAAGCGGATGGATGAAGTGCGCGTAGCGGTCGACGAGGTAGCGACCACGACCAGCACCATGGCGCAAGATATGGATCAAATAGCCGCCTTAGTAAACGAACAGCAATCGCGTGTGGTCGAGTTGCTGGCCGTGACCAAGGATGTGCATGCGGAGGCGCATGGGCTTGCCGATGGGGTTAGTCAGTTTAAGGTTTAG
- a CDS encoding inositol monophosphatase family protein, protein MKPTLDLLTAWATEAGELIARLRGDQLVLDYKPGNELVTNADVAADQLITDHIRRHFPTHQILAEESASKLQDIADLNGPLWIIDPIDGTVNYAHGHSHVAVSIAFYEHGVPQLGVVNAPFQQETFSAERGKGAWLNGQPIQPNKVAVMKNALVGTGFPYDKVPELPLLLARLETVLRNCADIRRNGSAALDICWVACGRLSAYYETVSLWDCAAAQLIATEAGAHYGHIWPPLNGLPTSMASENLLVTNPYLFDELQTLLAEQ, encoded by the coding sequence ATGAAGCCGACGCTAGACCTTCTGACCGCATGGGCCACCGAAGCGGGCGAACTGATTGCGCGCCTGCGTGGCGACCAACTGGTGCTGGACTACAAACCCGGCAACGAATTAGTCACCAATGCCGATGTGGCCGCCGACCAGCTCATCACCGACCATATTCGCCGGCACTTCCCTACGCATCAAATACTGGCCGAGGAAAGCGCCAGCAAGCTACAAGACATCGCTGATCTGAACGGCCCGCTGTGGATCATTGATCCCATCGACGGCACGGTAAATTACGCCCACGGACACAGCCATGTGGCGGTATCCATTGCCTTTTACGAGCACGGCGTGCCACAACTGGGGGTGGTGAATGCACCCTTTCAGCAAGAGACCTTCAGTGCCGAACGGGGCAAGGGTGCGTGGCTGAATGGCCAGCCGATACAACCCAACAAGGTCGCGGTTATGAAGAATGCCTTGGTGGGCACGGGCTTCCCGTACGACAAGGTACCGGAACTGCCTTTGCTGTTGGCGCGCTTAGAGACTGTATTGCGCAACTGCGCCGACATCCGGCGTAATGGCTCGGCGGCGCTGGACATCTGCTGGGTCGCCTGCGGACGCCTATCAGCCTATTACGAAACCGTCAGTTTGTGGGACTGCGCCGCCGCGCAATTGATCGCTACCGAAGCGGGCGCGCACTATGGTCATATTTGGCCACCACTGAACGGCTTGCCCACCAGCATGGCGTCGGAAAACCTGCTGGTGACCAATCCGTATTTGTTCGATGAGTTGCAGACCTTACTAGCAGAGCAATAG
- the carA gene encoding glutamine-hydrolyzing carbamoyl-phosphate synthase small subunit: MTIPAILALADGSVFHGIGIGAEGETTGEVVFNTSMTGYQEILTDPSYAEQIVTLTYPHIGNTGVNSEDEECDTLWAKGLIIRDLPLLASNFRSEESLSSYMQRHKMVAIADIDTRRLTRILREKGSQNGCIMAGPQATAEAAIAKAQAAPSLKGMDLAKVVSTAESYDWRSGVWALGEGHPELADADLPHHVVAFDYGVKRNILRMLTSRGCRVTVVPAQTPAKDVLALKPDGVFLSNGPGDPEPCDYAITAIKDILETDIPVFGICLGHQLLALASGAKTEKMKFGHHGANHPVQDLATKKVMITSQNHGFAVAEDSLPANVEATHRSLFDGSLQGIRRTDKQAFSFQGHPEASPGPQDVAGLFDQFVEMMAAR, from the coding sequence TTGACTATACCAGCCATACTTGCGCTCGCCGATGGGAGCGTCTTCCATGGCATCGGAATCGGCGCGGAAGGAGAGACCACAGGAGAAGTGGTGTTCAATACTTCCATGACCGGCTATCAGGAGATCCTGACGGACCCTTCCTATGCAGAACAGATCGTTACCCTGACTTACCCCCACATCGGCAATACCGGTGTTAATTCCGAAGATGAAGAGTGTGATACGCTCTGGGCTAAAGGCCTGATCATCCGTGACCTCCCGCTGTTAGCCAGCAATTTCCGCAGTGAAGAATCCCTATCGTCGTATATGCAGCGCCACAAAATGGTTGCCATTGCAGACATCGACACGCGCCGCCTCACCCGCATTCTGCGCGAAAAGGGCAGTCAAAACGGCTGCATCATGGCCGGGCCACAGGCCACCGCGGAAGCCGCCATTGCTAAAGCGCAGGCTGCGCCTTCATTGAAAGGCATGGACTTGGCGAAAGTTGTCAGCACCGCTGAGTCATACGACTGGCGCAGCGGCGTTTGGGCATTAGGCGAAGGCCACCCAGAGCTGGCAGATGCTGATTTGCCGCACCACGTGGTCGCGTTCGACTACGGTGTGAAGCGCAACATTTTGCGCATGCTCACCAGCCGCGGCTGCCGTGTAACGGTCGTGCCAGCGCAGACACCCGCGAAAGACGTTTTGGCGCTCAAGCCAGACGGCGTATTCCTGTCCAATGGCCCCGGTGACCCGGAGCCGTGTGACTACGCAATCACTGCAATTAAAGACATTCTGGAAACCGACATCCCGGTGTTCGGTATCTGTTTAGGACACCAGCTGTTGGCCTTGGCCAGCGGCGCGAAAACCGAAAAGATGAAGTTCGGGCACCACGGTGCGAACCACCCGGTGCAGGACTTGGCGACCAAGAAGGTGATGATCACCAGTCAGAACCACGGTTTTGCGGTGGCAGAAGACAGCTTGCCGGCCAATGTTGAAGCAACGCACCGTTCGTTGTTCGACGGTTCTTTGCAGGGCATTCGTCGCACCGACAAGCAGGCGTTCAGCTTTCAGGGGCACCCTGAAGCCAGCCCAGGCCCGCAAGACGTGGCCGGCTTATTCGACCAGTTCGTAGAGATGATGGCAGCGCGTTAG